In Bicyclus anynana chromosome 1, ilBicAnyn1.1, whole genome shotgun sequence, a single window of DNA contains:
- the LOC112048374 gene encoding 5-demethoxyubiquinone hydroxylase, mitochondrial isoform X2, translated as MNRPSPLLRQVRRTHSAAWKKNPHLDSIIRVDHAGELGADRIYAGQMAVLGRTAEGATIQHMWEQEIKHRQAFEQLICKHRVRPTVMTPIWNVAGFALGAGTALLGKEAAMACTVAVETVIVDHYNDQLRTLMEDPNIDKEILQTITKFRDEEQEHHDTGIEHGAEQAPFYRALTEVIKTGCKAAIAISKKI; from the exons ATGAACCGCCCATCGCCGCTTCTCCGGCAAGTGAGGAGGACGCATTCTGCTGCGTGGAAGAAGAATCCCCAT TTGGACTCTATAATCCGCGTGGACCACGCGGGCGAGCTGGGCGCGGACCGCATCTACGCGGGGCAGATGGCGGTGCTGGGGCGCACGGCGGAGGGGGCCACCATCCAGCACATGTGGGAGCAGGAGATCAAGCACCGGCAGGCCTTCGAGCAGCTCATCTGCAAGCACCGCGTGCGCCCCACCGTCATGACGCCCATCTGGAACGTCGCGGGATTCGCACTCGGCGCTG GCACTGCTCTTCTAGGCAAAGAAGCAGCAATGGCGTGCACGGTGGCAGTGGAGACAGTCATAGTGGACCACTACAACGACCAACTGCGGACCCTCATGGAGGACCCCAACATCGACAAGGAGATCCTGCAGACCATCACCAAGTTCAGAGACGAGGAGCAAGAGCACCACGACACGGGCATCGAGCACGGCGCAGAGCAAGCGCCTTTCTACAGAGCCCTCACTGAAGTCATCAAGACGGGGTGCAAGGCTGCTATTGCCATATCTAAGAAGATTTAG
- the LOC112048374 gene encoding 5-demethoxyubiquinone hydroxylase, mitochondrial isoform X1 → MRTLYTSHQRGGAILYESARLSRMNRPSPLLRQVRRTHSAAWKKNPHLDSIIRVDHAGELGADRIYAGQMAVLGRTAEGATIQHMWEQEIKHRQAFEQLICKHRVRPTVMTPIWNVAGFALGAGTALLGKEAAMACTVAVETVIVDHYNDQLRTLMEDPNIDKEILQTITKFRDEEQEHHDTGIEHGAEQAPFYRALTEVIKTGCKAAIAISKKI, encoded by the exons ATGCGAACATTGTACACTTCACACCAGCGAGGGGGCGCCATTTTGTACGAGTCTGCGCG ACTGTCCAGAATGAACCGCCCATCGCCGCTTCTCCGGCAAGTGAGGAGGACGCATTCTGCTGCGTGGAAGAAGAATCCCCAT TTGGACTCTATAATCCGCGTGGACCACGCGGGCGAGCTGGGCGCGGACCGCATCTACGCGGGGCAGATGGCGGTGCTGGGGCGCACGGCGGAGGGGGCCACCATCCAGCACATGTGGGAGCAGGAGATCAAGCACCGGCAGGCCTTCGAGCAGCTCATCTGCAAGCACCGCGTGCGCCCCACCGTCATGACGCCCATCTGGAACGTCGCGGGATTCGCACTCGGCGCTG GCACTGCTCTTCTAGGCAAAGAAGCAGCAATGGCGTGCACGGTGGCAGTGGAGACAGTCATAGTGGACCACTACAACGACCAACTGCGGACCCTCATGGAGGACCCCAACATCGACAAGGAGATCCTGCAGACCATCACCAAGTTCAGAGACGAGGAGCAAGAGCACCACGACACGGGCATCGAGCACGGCGCAGAGCAAGCGCCTTTCTACAGAGCCCTCACTGAAGTCATCAAGACGGGGTGCAAGGCTGCTATTGCCATATCTAAGAAGATTTAG